Proteins from a single region of Dissulfurirhabdus thermomarina:
- the hemE gene encoding uroporphyrinogen decarboxylase: protein MNDTFLRACRGEPTPFTPVWLMRQAGRYLPAYQAVRGTTDFLTLCKTPELAVEVTLQPVDILGVDAAILFSDILIPLEPMGVGLAFHEGRGPVLDPPVRTEDQVRSLRGIDPERDVPFVLETIRRLRRELAGRVPLIGFSGAPFTLATYLVEGGTSRGFLHTKRMMFEAPEVFEELMRRITDVTVAYLRAQAAAGAQAIQVFDTWAGILSPGDYRAHALPHARRVMEALADTGVPRIYFVHDGGHLLEDIRTAGADVVGLDWRTDISAALQRLGADAVVQGNLDPCALFLPEDRLRERVRGILEEGRRARGHVFNLGHGVLPEIPPEKAKLVVDLVHELSA from the coding sequence ATGAACGACACCTTCCTTCGGGCCTGCCGGGGGGAGCCGACGCCCTTCACCCCGGTCTGGCTCATGCGCCAGGCGGGGCGGTATCTCCCCGCCTACCAGGCCGTCCGGGGGACCACCGATTTTCTCACCCTGTGCAAGACCCCCGAGCTGGCCGTGGAGGTCACCCTCCAGCCGGTGGACATCCTCGGGGTGGACGCGGCCATCCTGTTCTCGGACATCCTGATCCCCCTCGAGCCCATGGGGGTCGGGCTCGCCTTTCACGAGGGGCGGGGGCCGGTGCTCGATCCCCCCGTCCGGACCGAGGATCAGGTCCGCTCCCTCCGGGGCATCGACCCGGAACGGGACGTGCCCTTCGTGCTGGAGACCATCCGGCGGCTGCGGCGGGAGCTGGCCGGCCGGGTGCCCCTCATCGGTTTCTCCGGGGCGCCCTTCACCCTGGCCACCTACCTGGTGGAGGGGGGCACCTCCCGGGGCTTTCTCCACACCAAGCGGATGATGTTCGAGGCACCGGAGGTCTTCGAGGAGCTCATGCGCCGCATCACCGACGTCACCGTGGCCTACCTCCGGGCCCAGGCGGCGGCGGGGGCGCAGGCCATCCAGGTCTTCGACACCTGGGCGGGGATCCTCTCCCCCGGGGACTACCGCGCCCACGCCCTGCCCCACGCCCGCCGGGTCATGGAGGCCCTGGCCGATACCGGGGTCCCGCGCATCTACTTCGTCCACGACGGCGGCCATCTCCTCGAGGACATCCGGACGGCCGGCGCCGACGTGGTGGGGCTCGACTGGCGCACCGACATCTCCGCGGCGCTGCAGAGGCTGGGCGCCGACGCGGTGGTCCAGGGCAACCTCGACCCCTGCGCCCTGTTCCTTCCGGAGGACCGGCTCAGGGAGCGGGTCCGGGGCATCCTGGAAGAGGGCCGCCGGGCCCGGGGCCACGTCTTCAACCTGGGGCACGGGGTGCTCCCGGAGATCCCGCCCGAGAAGGCGAAGCTGGTGGTGGACCTGGTCCACGAGCTCTCCGCATGA
- a CDS encoding radical SAM/SPASM domain-containing protein — MEFELKWVAWEITRRCNLHCVHCRSSSELEVAGHPDFPTEEAYRVLDDIATFAKPVIVLSGGEPLLRADVFDIAAYGTEKGFRMCLATNGTLVTPETCERMKAAGIRMVSLSLDGADAGVHDDFRQQPGAFDGTLNAARLFREHGIPFLVNSSFTKRNQDQIPKVYRLAKELGATAWYMFMIVPTGRGEDILEELISPEDYEEILNWHYEMERGEDELLVRPTCAPHYYRVRLQRAKEAGERVRHRTLKFSTGGAKGCLAGQLIALIDVDGNVLPCSYFPKAAGNIRKQSLREIWNESPLFKELRDFSKYKGRCGSCEYVAVCGGCRARAYAVTGDYLDEEPFCGYVPRRLRAGEGASKPGG, encoded by the coding sequence ATGGAATTCGAACTCAAGTGGGTGGCCTGGGAGATCACCCGACGGTGCAACCTCCACTGCGTCCACTGCCGCTCGTCCTCCGAGCTGGAGGTGGCGGGCCACCCGGATTTTCCCACCGAGGAGGCCTACCGGGTCCTCGACGACATCGCCACCTTCGCCAAGCCGGTCATCGTCCTCTCGGGCGGCGAGCCGTTGCTCCGGGCCGACGTCTTCGACATCGCCGCCTACGGGACGGAGAAGGGGTTCCGCATGTGCCTGGCCACCAACGGGACCCTGGTGACCCCGGAGACCTGCGAGCGCATGAAGGCGGCGGGCATTCGGATGGTCTCCCTCAGCCTCGACGGGGCCGACGCCGGGGTCCACGACGATTTCCGCCAGCAGCCCGGGGCCTTCGACGGCACCCTGAACGCCGCCCGGCTCTTCCGGGAGCACGGCATCCCCTTCCTCGTCAACTCCTCCTTCACCAAGCGCAACCAGGACCAGATCCCCAAGGTGTACCGGCTCGCCAAGGAGCTCGGGGCCACCGCCTGGTACATGTTCATGATCGTCCCCACGGGCCGGGGCGAGGACATCCTCGAGGAGCTCATCTCCCCGGAGGACTACGAGGAGATCCTCAACTGGCACTACGAGATGGAAAGGGGCGAGGACGAGCTCCTGGTCCGGCCCACCTGCGCGCCGCACTACTACCGGGTGCGTCTCCAGCGGGCCAAGGAGGCCGGAGAGCGGGTCCGGCACCGGACCCTCAAGTTCTCCACGGGCGGGGCCAAGGGGTGCCTGGCCGGCCAGCTCATCGCCCTCATCGACGTGGACGGCAACGTCCTTCCCTGCAGCTACTTCCCCAAGGCGGCCGGCAACATCCGGAAGCAGTCCCTCCGGGAGATCTGGAATGAGAGCCCCCTCTTCAAGGAGCTTCGCGACTTCTCGAAGTACAAGGGGCGCTGCGGTTCGTGCGAGTACGTGGCGGTGTGCGGCGGATGCCGGGCCCGGGCCTACGCGGTGACCGGCGACTACCTCGATGAGGAGCCCTTCTGCGGCTACGTCCCCCGCCGGCTCAGGGCCGGGGAGGGGGCCTCGAAGCCGGGCGGCTGA
- the proC gene encoding pyrroline-5-carboxylate reductase has protein sequence MTAAPLDLHIGFIGGGMMAEALVKGLLASGAAAPGRILVFDPSPERSTHLRAAYGVTAAASNAEVLAGADVAVLAVKPQVIAPVLAEIAPAVTDRHLVISIAAGVRLAALEAALPPGTRVVRVMPNTPALVQKGAAALCAGSAARPGDLDTARAVLGAVGTTVVVEERLMDAVTGLSGSGPAYVFAFVEGLVNAGVREGLPRPVAEELVLQTLEGAVRLCRETGKGTGELTAMVTSPGGTTIAGLHVLERGGFKGLLMDCVQAAARRSRELG, from the coding sequence ATGACGGCAGCCCCACTCGACCTCCACATCGGCTTCATCGGCGGCGGCATGATGGCCGAGGCCCTGGTGAAGGGCCTTCTCGCAAGCGGCGCCGCGGCGCCCGGGCGCATCCTCGTCTTCGACCCCTCGCCGGAGCGGAGCACCCACCTCCGCGCCGCCTACGGGGTCACCGCGGCCGCCTCCAACGCCGAGGTCCTGGCCGGGGCCGACGTGGCGGTGCTCGCGGTGAAGCCCCAGGTGATCGCCCCGGTCCTCGCCGAGATCGCCCCGGCCGTCACCGACCGCCACCTGGTGATCTCCATCGCCGCCGGGGTGCGGCTGGCCGCCCTCGAGGCCGCCCTCCCCCCGGGCACCCGGGTGGTCCGGGTCATGCCCAACACCCCCGCCCTGGTCCAGAAGGGCGCGGCGGCCCTGTGCGCGGGCTCGGCGGCGCGTCCCGGCGACCTGGACACCGCCCGGGCCGTCCTCGGGGCCGTGGGGACCACGGTGGTGGTGGAAGAACGCCTCATGGACGCCGTGACCGGCCTCAGCGGGAGCGGCCCGGCCTACGTCTTCGCCTTCGTGGAGGGCCTGGTGAACGCCGGGGTCCGCGAGGGGCTCCCCCGCCCCGTGGCGGAGGAACTCGTCCTCCAGACCCTGGAGGGCGCGGTGCGCCTCTGCCGCGAGACGGGCAAGGGGACAGGCGAGCTCACCGCCATGGTGACGAGCCCGGGCGGCACCACCATCGCCGGCCTCCACGTCCTGGAGCGAGGGGGCTTCAAGGGGCTCCTCATGGACTGCGTGCAGGCCGCGGCCCGGCGGTCCCGCGAGCTCGGCTAG
- a CDS encoding TIGR04283 family arsenosugar biosynthesis glycosyltransferase — protein MSISVVIPMLETRPGLVERAVASAAAPGVEVLVVDGGSGRAAVEAAARAGARVLESPPGRARQMNAGAAAAGGDVLLFLHADTRLPPGYPDQVRRVLAAPGVAAGAFPLRIDGGRRGYRLIERLVDWRSRRLETPYGDQALFLRREVFAAAGGFPDLPIMEDYEMVRRLRRMGRIGLADDPVVTSARRWERLGLWRTTLWNRALVLAYRAGVAPERLARLYGTAGRTDGA, from the coding sequence GTGTCGATCTCCGTCGTCATCCCCATGCTCGAGACCCGGCCCGGGCTGGTGGAACGGGCCGTGGCCAGCGCCGCGGCGCCGGGTGTGGAGGTGCTGGTGGTGGACGGGGGCAGCGGCCGCGCCGCCGTGGAGGCGGCGGCGCGGGCCGGGGCCCGGGTGCTGGAGTCCCCCCCGGGGCGCGCCCGCCAGATGAACGCCGGGGCCGCGGCCGCCGGCGGCGACGTCCTGCTCTTCCTCCACGCCGACACCCGCCTGCCGCCGGGCTACCCCGACCAGGTGCGCCGGGTGCTGGCCGCGCCCGGGGTGGCGGCCGGGGCCTTTCCGCTCCGGATCGACGGGGGCCGGCGGGGCTACCGGCTCATCGAGCGGCTGGTGGACTGGCGCTCCCGCCGGCTCGAGACTCCCTACGGGGACCAGGCCCTCTTCCTTCGCCGGGAGGTCTTCGCGGCCGCGGGCGGATTCCCGGACCTGCCGATCATGGAAGACTACGAGATGGTGCGGCGGCTGCGGCGGATGGGCCGCATCGGCCTTGCGGACGACCCGGTGGTGACCTCCGCCCGCCGGTGGGAGCGGCTGGGCCTCTGGCGGACCACCCTGTGGAACCGGGCGCTGGTCCTGGCCTACCGGGCCGGGGTCGCCCCGGAGCGGCTGGCGCGGCTCTACGGGACGGCGGGGCGGACGGACGGGGCCTAG
- a CDS encoding VWA domain-containing protein, with protein MKTCKRLVLFLAAAVCLWLPLAGCADTTSHSTGVYMLLDTSGTYARELRKAQAILNYLLGTLQPGDSLAVARIDSGSFSEKDIVAKVTFDRRPSASNAQKRAFAQKVDDFVKSVRGSAHTDITGGLLQAVEWLNETGAGRKYILIYSDLEEDLVKGQVRDIPLQLKGFRVVALNVTKLRTDNIDPRRYLNRLDYWRERVEKGGGEFRVINDLERLEKILAD; from the coding sequence ATGAAGACCTGCAAGAGACTCGTCCTGTTCCTGGCGGCGGCCGTGTGCCTCTGGCTCCCGCTTGCCGGGTGCGCCGACACCACCAGCCATTCCACGGGGGTCTACATGCTGCTGGACACCTCGGGGACCTACGCCCGGGAGCTTCGGAAGGCCCAGGCCATCCTGAACTACCTGCTCGGGACCCTCCAGCCCGGCGACTCCCTGGCCGTGGCCCGGATCGACAGCGGCAGCTTCAGCGAGAAGGACATCGTGGCCAAGGTGACCTTCGACCGGCGGCCCTCCGCCTCCAATGCCCAGAAGCGGGCCTTCGCCCAGAAGGTGGACGACTTCGTGAAAAGCGTGAGGGGCTCGGCCCACACCGACATCACCGGCGGTCTCCTCCAGGCCGTGGAATGGCTGAACGAGACCGGCGCGGGGCGGAAGTACATCCTGATCTACTCCGACCTCGAGGAGGACCTCGTCAAGGGCCAGGTCCGGGACATCCCCCTCCAGCTCAAGGGCTTCCGCGTGGTGGCCCTCAACGTCACCAAGCTCCGCACCGACAACATCGATCCGCGCCGCTACCTCAACCGCCTGGACTACTGGCGCGAGCGGGTGGAGAAGGGCGGCGGGGAGTTCCGGGTCATCAACGACCTCGAGCGGCTGGAGAAGATCCTGGCCGACTGA
- a CDS encoding DUF6962 family protein: MILVDVPAERTTAATDLLLAAVTLWALVRVRAFRRRHPFKSTLWTWVFALSGAAALAGALVHGVVLPGVVSAWLWRGIYLCLGVAVGLFGAGAALDLRGERAGRIGAAAAAAAGGVSLALTEAAGGDFSAFLAFEAAVMAFVLAAYTWLWLRRRLPGAGAVAAAVVLSGAAAVVQAGGAELTLAWTFDHNGLYHLVQAAAVVVLAGGLRAGLSAAPGHPAARV; the protein is encoded by the coding sequence ATGATCCTCGTCGACGTCCCCGCCGAACGCACCACCGCCGCCACGGACCTCCTCCTGGCGGCCGTCACCCTCTGGGCCCTGGTCCGGGTCCGGGCGTTTCGCCGCCGCCATCCCTTCAAGTCGACCCTCTGGACATGGGTCTTCGCCTTGTCCGGTGCCGCCGCCCTGGCGGGGGCCTTGGTCCACGGCGTCGTGCTCCCCGGGGTGGTGTCGGCCTGGCTGTGGCGGGGCATCTACCTCTGCCTGGGCGTGGCGGTGGGGCTCTTCGGCGCCGGGGCGGCGCTCGACCTCCGGGGGGAACGGGCGGGGCGGATCGGGGCCGCGGCCGCCGCGGCGGCGGGCGGGGTCTCGCTCGCGCTCACCGAGGCGGCGGGCGGCGACTTCTCGGCCTTTCTCGCCTTCGAGGCGGCGGTCATGGCCTTCGTCCTGGCCGCCTACACGTGGTTGTGGCTGCGGCGGCGGTTGCCGGGGGCCGGGGCGGTGGCGGCGGCCGTGGTCCTCAGCGGGGCGGCGGCGGTGGTCCAGGCGGGCGGCGCCGAGCTGACCCTGGCCTGGACCTTCGATCACAACGGGCTCTACCACCTGGTGCAGGCCGCCGCGGTGGTGGTTCTCGCCGGGGGGCTCCGGGCCGGCCTTTCGGCCGCCCCCGGGCACCCGGCGGCGCGGGTTTAA
- a CDS encoding sensor histidine kinase, producing the protein MPGPRAEVTELQRRRANLEAAVAELRGTVTRLQDQNRVLALLGEVNRAAATCADRGELCRQVCRLLTLEGRCVLAWIALSDPRGGVLRTEAAAGPAAAHLPELHPDGAAPAPGEPLADALAQDRVVVVHDLRTHPGPAPWRDRAVALGLRALAAFPLRVQGAPAGVLALYTGRTGRFQAEIVSILEDMAAAVSLGIENLRREAERNRAEQALRESEARYRTMVEQSLQGLIVVQDLRIVFVNPAYARIAGYSVEELLSLTAEEAVALIHPEDRDEVLRRVRARLSGEDVPPKYEFRGIRRDGTVRWVEVSSSRIEFNGRPAIQAAFVDITERKRAEEELRRLAGELERRVAERTAELEAANRELEAFTYSVSHDLRAPLRSMDGFSRILEEDYAEALPAEARRHLARIRDGARRMGRLIDDLLELSRLSRGPVPKARTVDMGALARRVWEELGSEREGRRVEFSLGELPPAQGDPDLLRQVLANLLGNALKFSRGRDPAHVAVGFDPSPPPPPGGPLPPGRGAYRVTDDGVGFDMRHAGMLFQAFQRLHRPEDFEGSGLGLAIVHRIVARHGGRVWARSEPGRGAAFYFTLGERTDA; encoded by the coding sequence ATGCCGGGCCCCCGGGCGGAGGTGACGGAGCTCCAGCGCCGCCGCGCCAACCTCGAGGCCGCGGTGGCGGAGCTCCGGGGCACCGTGACCCGCCTCCAGGATCAGAACCGGGTGTTGGCCCTCCTGGGAGAGGTCAACCGGGCCGCGGCCACCTGCGCCGACCGGGGGGAACTCTGCCGCCAGGTCTGCCGCCTCCTCACCCTGGAGGGCCGCTGCGTCCTGGCCTGGATCGCCCTCTCGGACCCCCGGGGCGGCGTACTACGTACCGAGGCCGCGGCGGGGCCGGCGGCCGCCCACCTTCCCGAGCTCCACCCGGACGGCGCCGCCCCCGCCCCGGGCGAGCCCCTGGCCGACGCCCTGGCACAGGACCGGGTGGTGGTGGTGCACGACCTCCGGACGCATCCGGGGCCGGCGCCGTGGCGCGACCGCGCCGTCGCCCTGGGGCTCCGGGCCTTGGCGGCCTTTCCGCTCAGGGTGCAGGGGGCCCCCGCCGGTGTCCTGGCTCTCTATACCGGCCGCACGGGCCGCTTCCAGGCCGAGATCGTCTCCATCCTGGAAGACATGGCGGCGGCGGTCTCCCTGGGCATCGAGAACCTGCGCCGGGAGGCGGAGCGAAACCGGGCCGAGCAGGCCCTTCGCGAGTCGGAGGCCCGGTATCGGACCATGGTGGAGCAGTCCCTCCAGGGCCTCATCGTGGTGCAGGACCTCCGAATCGTCTTCGTCAACCCCGCCTATGCCCGTATCGCCGGCTACTCGGTGGAGGAGCTCCTCTCCCTCACTGCGGAGGAGGCCGTGGCCCTGATCCACCCCGAGGACCGCGACGAGGTCCTGCGCCGTGTCCGGGCCCGTCTTTCGGGCGAGGACGTCCCGCCCAAATACGAGTTCCGCGGCATCCGCCGGGACGGCACGGTGCGATGGGTGGAGGTCTCCTCGAGCCGCATCGAGTTCAACGGGCGCCCCGCCATCCAGGCCGCCTTCGTGGACATCACCGAGCGGAAGCGGGCCGAGGAGGAACTCCGCCGCCTCGCCGGGGAACTGGAGCGGCGCGTGGCCGAGCGGACCGCCGAACTCGAGGCGGCCAACCGAGAGCTGGAGGCCTTCACCTACTCGGTCTCCCACGACCTTCGGGCCCCGCTCCGGTCCATGGACGGCTTCTCCCGGATCCTCGAGGAAGACTACGCCGAGGCCCTTCCGGCGGAGGCTCGGCGCCACCTCGCCCGCATCCGGGACGGGGCCCGCCGCATGGGACGGCTCATCGACGACCTGCTGGAGCTCTCCCGCCTCTCCCGGGGGCCCGTCCCGAAGGCCCGCACGGTGGACATGGGGGCCCTCGCCCGCCGGGTCTGGGAAGAACTCGGCTCCGAGCGGGAAGGCCGGCGGGTGGAATTCTCCCTGGGGGAGCTCCCCCCCGCCCAAGGGGACCCCGACCTCCTCCGCCAGGTCCTCGCCAACCTCCTCGGCAATGCCCTCAAGTTCTCGCGGGGGCGGGACCCGGCCCACGTGGCGGTGGGCTTCGACCCCTCGCCTCCGCCGCCCCCGGGCGGGCCCCTTCCCCCGGGCCGGGGCGCCTACAGGGTGACGGACGACGGCGTGGGCTTCGACATGCGCCACGCCGGCATGCTCTTCCAGGCCTTCCAGCGCCTTCACCGGCCGGAAGACTTCGAGGGATCGGGCCTCGGCCTCGCCATCGTCCACCGGATCGTCGCCCGGCACGGCGGCCGCGTCTGGGCCCGGTCCGAGCCCGGCCGGGGCGCCGCCTTCTACTTCACACTGGGAGAACGAACCGATGCCTGA
- a CDS encoding response regulator, with amino-acid sequence MPESAPEILLVEDNPDDVELTLHAFRKYRLANRVHVVRDGQEALDRLLGDGDAAGPLPKVVLLDLNLPKVHGLEVLRRLRADPRTALIPVVVLTTSALDRDLEESYRLGANSYIVKPVDFQRFVEVCRVLGLYWLLYNTPPKA; translated from the coding sequence ATGCCTGAATCCGCCCCCGAGATCCTCCTCGTGGAAGACAACCCGGACGACGTGGAACTCACCCTCCACGCCTTCCGCAAGTACCGGCTCGCCAACCGGGTCCACGTGGTCCGCGACGGGCAGGAGGCCCTGGACCGCCTCCTGGGCGACGGGGACGCGGCGGGCCCGCTTCCGAAGGTCGTCCTCCTCGACCTCAACCTTCCCAAGGTGCACGGGCTCGAGGTGCTGCGCCGCCTCCGGGCCGACCCCCGGACGGCCCTGATCCCGGTGGTGGTGCTCACCACCTCGGCCCTGGACCGGGACCTGGAAGAGAGCTACCGCCTCGGTGCCAACAGCTACATCGTGAAACCCGTGGACTTCCAGCGCTTCGTGGAGGTCTGCCGCGTCCTGGGTCTCTACTGGCTCCTCTACAACACCCCGCCCAAGGCCTGA
- a CDS encoding restriction endonuclease, which produces MKPVTVQKSTGDVEAFDAEKLRASLLRSGADPATADEIVRRVLREVPPETSTKRIYRLARRHLNRLHHASGLRYSLKRALFRLGPTGYPFERYVGEIFRNYGYSVEVGALVEGRCVTHEVDVVAVDETRVYAMECKYHNTAARTSDVKVALYVHSRMRDLEPVLAARHPGRAFSGWLVTNTRCTGDAVRYAECAGLKIMGWRHPRNGSLERMIEAKRLYPVTIVSGIQRGLVDRLVQRRIILLRDLMELGVTDLMATLSLDERKAKALHRQVNELCRCDD; this is translated from the coding sequence ATGAAGCCCGTCACGGTCCAGAAATCCACCGGCGACGTCGAGGCCTTCGACGCCGAAAAGCTCCGCGCCTCGCTCCTCCGCTCGGGCGCGGACCCGGCCACCGCCGACGAGATCGTCCGGCGCGTCCTTCGCGAGGTCCCCCCCGAGACCAGCACCAAGCGGATCTATCGCCTCGCCCGCCGACACCTCAACCGGCTCCACCACGCCTCCGGGCTCCGCTATTCCTTGAAGCGTGCCCTCTTTCGCCTGGGGCCCACGGGGTATCCCTTCGAGCGCTACGTGGGCGAGATATTCCGCAACTACGGCTACAGCGTGGAGGTGGGGGCCCTCGTGGAGGGCCGGTGCGTCACCCACGAGGTGGACGTGGTGGCGGTGGACGAGACCCGCGTCTACGCCATGGAGTGCAAGTACCACAACACCGCGGCCCGTACCTCGGACGTCAAGGTGGCCCTCTACGTCCACTCCCGGATGCGGGACCTCGAACCCGTCCTCGCCGCCCGTCACCCGGGGCGGGCCTTCTCCGGGTGGCTGGTGACCAACACCCGGTGCACCGGGGACGCGGTCCGCTACGCCGAGTGCGCGGGGCTCAAGATCATGGGGTGGCGCCACCCCCGGAACGGGAGCCTCGAACGCATGATCGAGGCCAAGCGCCTCTACCCGGTGACCATCGTCTCCGGGATCCAGCGCGGCCTCGTGGACCGGCTCGTCCAGCGCCGGATCATCCTCCTGCGGGACCTCATGGAGCTCGGCGTCACAGACCTCATGGCCACCCTCTCCCTGGACGAGCGAAAGGCCAAGGCCCTCCACCGCCAGGTGAACGAGCTCTGCCGCTGCGACGACTGA
- a CDS encoding multiheme c-type cytochrome: MKKGRRMLWIASAAAAVLALAAGTAMARPSPCEDCHKKISPKMVEDFNRGKMSRVLTCKSCHGTAHTSEKDVAKAQLPTIATCKRCHKKQAEQYLSGKHALGLVAVQAMPRTHMQPKAFVEGQKGCGGCHTLGLTGPEQRETEGRRYYKYGMDCQNCHTRHAFSKAEALEPEACQTCHMGFDHAQWEMWSGSKHGVTYLMNRAIAPDRRDRAPKCQTCHMPGGDHRVFSAWGFLAVRLPEDDAEWMGYRATILKGLGVLDPEGNPTARLDIVKAGKVARLTKAAFDEERARFVKVCEKCHSPNFVRENFKNADLMVKEADKMLAEAIEIVAGLYKDGVIERREGAPAYPDLLTFYDVNTKIEEVLYEMFMDHRMKAFQAGFHMNPDYATWYGFAKMKKDLVEIRELAAKMRREHAATP; this comes from the coding sequence ATGAAGAAGGGAAGACGGATGCTCTGGATCGCTTCGGCCGCCGCGGCGGTGCTCGCCCTCGCCGCGGGGACGGCCATGGCTCGGCCCTCGCCCTGCGAGGACTGCCACAAGAAGATCTCGCCCAAGATGGTGGAGGACTTCAACCGGGGGAAGATGTCCCGGGTGCTGACCTGCAAGAGCTGCCACGGGACCGCCCACACCAGCGAGAAGGACGTGGCCAAGGCCCAGCTGCCCACCATCGCCACCTGCAAGCGTTGCCACAAGAAGCAGGCCGAGCAGTACCTTTCGGGCAAGCACGCCCTGGGCCTCGTCGCGGTCCAGGCCATGCCCCGGACCCACATGCAGCCGAAGGCCTTCGTGGAGGGGCAGAAGGGCTGCGGCGGCTGCCACACCCTGGGGCTCACCGGGCCCGAGCAGCGGGAGACCGAAGGCCGAAGGTACTACAAGTACGGCATGGATTGCCAGAACTGCCACACCCGCCACGCCTTTTCCAAGGCCGAGGCCCTTGAGCCCGAGGCCTGCCAGACCTGCCACATGGGCTTCGACCACGCGCAGTGGGAGATGTGGTCCGGTTCGAAGCACGGCGTCACCTACCTCATGAACCGCGCCATCGCTCCCGACCGGCGCGACCGCGCCCCCAAGTGCCAGACCTGCCACATGCCCGGCGGTGACCACCGGGTCTTCTCGGCGTGGGGCTTCCTGGCGGTGCGGCTGCCGGAGGACGACGCGGAGTGGATGGGCTACCGGGCCACCATCCTGAAGGGGCTCGGCGTCCTCGACCCGGAGGGCAACCCCACGGCCCGGCTCGACATCGTGAAGGCGGGCAAGGTGGCCCGGCTCACCAAGGCGGCCTTCGACGAGGAGCGCGCCCGGTTCGTCAAGGTGTGCGAAAAGTGCCACTCCCCCAACTTCGTCCGCGAGAACTTCAAGAACGCGGACCTCATGGTGAAGGAGGCGGACAAGATGCTGGCCGAGGCCATCGAGATTGTGGCCGGGCTCTACAAGGACGGCGTCATCGAGCGCCGGGAGGGCGCCCCCGCCTACCCGGATCTCCTCACCTTCTACGACGTGAACACCAAGATCGAGGAGGTCCTCTACGAGATGTTCATGGACCACCGGATGAAGGCCTTCCAGGCGGGCTTCCACATGAACCCCGACTACGCCACCTGGTACGGGTTCGCCAAGATGAAGAAGGACCTCGTGGAGATCCGGGAACTGGCGGCGAAGATGCGCCGCGAGCACGCCGCCACGCCCTAG
- a CDS encoding ATP-binding protein has translation MTKIKRQIIEIDEELCNGCGECVPNCAEGSLRIVDGKARLVAENLCDGLGACLGHCPTGALRIVEREADPFDEAAVEAMLAAPGGAAGPASEPAASLPCGCPSAQVQDFGAAGACQAANRPVRLDAPRASALTHWPVQIRLVPPTAPFLKDADLLVTADCVPAAHPDFHGTLLPGKVVLLGCPKFDDAAAYVARFTEIFRTAPVRSVTVARMEVPCCGGLPAIVRKAVEAAGRPIPVREVVIGTRGEVLRAE, from the coding sequence ATGACCAAGATAAAACGCCAGATCATCGAGATCGACGAGGAGCTGTGCAACGGGTGCGGGGAGTGCGTCCCCAACTGCGCCGAGGGCTCGCTCCGCATCGTGGACGGCAAGGCCCGGCTCGTGGCCGAGAATCTCTGCGACGGCCTCGGGGCCTGCCTCGGCCATTGTCCCACCGGGGCGCTCCGCATCGTGGAACGCGAGGCGGACCCCTTCGACGAGGCCGCCGTGGAGGCCATGCTGGCGGCCCCGGGCGGGGCGGCGGGCCCCGCCTCCGAACCGGCGGCGTCGCTGCCCTGCGGGTGCCCCTCGGCCCAGGTCCAGGACTTCGGCGCGGCCGGGGCCTGCCAGGCCGCCAACCGGCCGGTGCGCCTCGATGCGCCCCGGGCCTCCGCGCTCACCCACTGGCCGGTCCAGATCCGGCTGGTGCCGCCCACCGCCCCGTTCCTCAAGGACGCCGACCTGCTGGTTACGGCCGACTGCGTGCCGGCGGCCCACCCGGACTTCCACGGGACGCTGCTCCCCGGGAAGGTGGTGCTGCTCGGGTGTCCCAAGTTCGACGACGCGGCGGCCTACGTGGCGCGGTTCACGGAGATCTTCCGCACGGCCCCGGTCCGGTCGGTCACCGTGGCCCGCATGGAGGTGCCGTGCTGCGGGGGACTGCCGGCCATCGTCCGCAAGGCCGTGGAGGCCGCCGGCCGCCCGATCCCGGTGCGCGAAGTGGTGATCGGCACCCGGGGCGAGGTGCTCCGGGCCGAATGA